A genomic stretch from Pomacea canaliculata isolate SZHN2017 linkage group LG2, ASM307304v1, whole genome shotgun sequence includes:
- the LOC112556906 gene encoding low-density lipoprotein receptor-related protein 5-like encodes MGIDYDPVDGRVYWSDIEDETIRSAKLDGSDAQLVHSISQGGSLWGLSLDSVSRLLFYADHGNKVIGMISLDTNSHQIVVDSDIDYPIDIELDKHNGVLYWSDSNKVTIERCNYDGSDRETLVSASRHLEGPNGLALDIEGSLPGGGRCSSLRTPRFLLASSGCSFLTPKIHTTCSSYPQSSHGENTS; translated from the exons ATGggtattgactacgatccagtagacggtcgtgtctattggtcaGATATAGAGGACGAGACAATTCGATCCGCAAAgcttgatggcagcgatgctcaGCTGGTTCACAGCATTAGTCAAG GAGGTTCTCTGTGGGGCCTATCATtggactctgtgtcgaggctacTATTCTACGCCGACCACGGCAACAAAGTCAtcggaatgatatcactggacacCAACAGTCATCAGATTGTCGTCGATTCAGACATTGATTATCCTATAGACATCGAGCTGGACAAACACAACGG tgtGCTGTACTGGAGTGACAGCAACAAAGTTACCatagagaggtgtaactatgacggctcgGACCGTGAGACACTAGTTTCTGCATCCAGACATCTTGAAGGTCCTAatggtcttgctttggacaTAGAGG GTTCCCTtcctggtggtggtcggtgcTCCAGCTTGCGCACACCACGGTTCCTGCTCGCTTCGTCGGGGTGCAGCTTCTTGACCCCCAAAATACACACTACTTGTAGCTCCTATCCACAGAGCTCTCACGGCGAGAATACAAGCTGA
- the LOC112556900 gene encoding tolloid-like protein 2 — MTRSGDEVGPLTRMKHLIEALAFLLLFGFEAIDAQGCGGNLSGAYGEFWSENYPNEYPKLKRNCTWHLTALPGTIIQLEFLDFDLEPVGLYSGYNYTACMFDYVIVEDPLSGTAWRDLCGNTLPPVMRGSGNILTVLFGSDTDDSYRGFKAQFQSNPCPDAINDCDHICIENQGSRSCLCYKGYILNSNDAKTCDDIDECAIRRHKCGQTCLNQPGSYTCDCDPGYRLMADGFACEDIDECTELADPCDQRCYNLPGSYACACDPQFTLTADESACEPVSKNAVIDNTTTAATNSNNTGYDKNLVLGLAIALAVSLLVLLLLLLHLCTKCCAKTAKTSKKKIPPKRRGSRVDVVPSQQHVNYVRQPRHWPGTAPDFMTSSAAPFSHMKRFTELPALSVQ, encoded by the exons ATGACTCGATCTGGAGATGAGGTTGGACCGTTAACAAGAATGAAGCACCTGATAGAAGCTCTTGCTTTCTTGCTTCTCTTCGGCTTTGAGGCCATTGATG CTCAGGGGTGTGGCGGCAACCTATCGGGTGCCTACGGAGAGTTCTGGAGTGAAAACTACCCCAACGAGTACCCCAAGTTGAAACGAAACTGTACCTGGCATTTAACCGCCCTACCCGGGACAATCATTCAGCTCGAATTTCTGGATTTCGACCTGGAACCTGTCGGGCTGTACTCGGGGTATAACTACACCGCCTGCATGTTCGATTATGTGATCGTCGAAGACCCTCTGTCAGGAACAGCATGGAGAGA TCTGTGCGGAAACACTCTTCCTCCAGTCATGCGCGGGTCGGGTAACATCTTGACTGTGTTGTTTGGCTCGGATACTGATGACAGTTACCGAGGTTTCAAAGCTCAGTTTCAGTCAA ATCCGTGCCCCGATGCCATCAACGACTGTGATCACATTTGCATCGAGAACCAGGGTTCCAGATCCTGCTTATGTTACAAAGGATACATCCTAAACAGCAATGATGCTAAAACTTGTGATG ACATCGATGAATGTGCAATTAGAAGACACAAGTGTGGCCAGACCTGCCTCAACCAGCCAGGATCCTACACCTGCGACTGTGACCCTGGGTACCGACTGATGGCGGACGGCTTTGCCTGTGAAG ACATCGACGAGTGCACGGAACTGGCTGACCCGTGTGATCAAAGGTGCTACAACCTCCCCGGCTCCTATGCGTGCGCATGTGACCCCCAGTTCACACTCACCGCTGACGAATCTGCGTGTGAGCCTGTGAGTAAAAATGCAG TGATCGacaacaccaccaccgccgccaccaacagcaacaacacggGCTACGACAAGAATCTGGTGCTGGGGTTGGCCATCGCCCTCGCCGTGTCGCTGCTGGTGTtactcctgctgctgctgcacctGTGCACCAAGTGCTGCGCCAAAACTGCGAAGACCAG CAAGAAGAAGATACCCCCCAAGCGCCGGGGGAGCAGGGTGGACGTAGTCCCGAGTCAGCAGCACGTGAACTACGTCCGTCAGCCGCGACACTGGCCCGGCACCGCGCCGGACTTCATGACCAGCTCCGCGGCTCCCTTCAGCCACATGAAGAGGTTCACTGAACTTCCGGCCCTCAGTGTCCAGTGA